Proteins from a single region of Belliella baltica DSM 15883:
- a CDS encoding anaerobic ribonucleoside-triphosphate reductase activating protein, whose translation MVKKPIYSITPFTLLDYPDHTACILWFAGCNMRCGYCYNPEIVRGKGKVGFDEVLSFLEKRKNLLDGVVFSGGECTMHQDLPYYASEVKHLGMKVKIDTNGSRPHVLEDLLYEGLVDYVALDFKALPEDFESITQSDLFEQFRESLEVLIGHDVPFEIRTTVHSELINAEKLSKMASFLHDQGYKGKYYLQHFVGEKETIKTLPHSKKPNLAFTDYPELELVWRN comes from the coding sequence ATGGTCAAAAAACCGATTTACAGTATCACCCCATTTACGCTGCTGGATTATCCAGATCATACAGCCTGCATCCTTTGGTTTGCAGGCTGTAATATGCGTTGTGGCTATTGCTACAATCCTGAAATCGTCAGGGGAAAAGGAAAGGTCGGTTTCGATGAAGTGCTCAGCTTTTTAGAAAAAAGGAAAAACCTGCTTGATGGTGTTGTCTTCAGCGGCGGGGAGTGCACGATGCACCAAGACCTACCCTACTATGCCTCGGAAGTAAAGCACCTTGGGATGAAAGTCAAAATAGATACCAACGGCAGCCGTCCTCATGTGCTCGAAGATTTGCTTTATGAAGGATTGGTTGATTATGTCGCACTGGATTTCAAAGCTTTGCCAGAAGATTTTGAAAGTATCACTCAATCCGATTTATTTGAGCAGTTTAGAGAAAGTCTGGAAGTATTGATAGGCCACGATGTTCCCTTTGAAATAAGGACAACTGTCCATTCTGAATTGATCAACGCTGAAAAGCTTTCGAAAATGGCTAGTTTCCTTCATGACCAAGGCTACAAGGGGAAATATTATTTACAACACTTTGTAGGCGAAAAAGAAACAATCAAGACCTTACCTCACAGCAAAAAGCCAAACCTGGCATTCACAGATTATCCCGAACTTGAATTAGTCTGGCGAAACTGA
- the nrdD gene encoding anaerobic ribonucleoside-triphosphate reductase, translated as MQTEIKELQTENLLSQHKDKRTKCLVYTRVMGYHRPVESFNIGKKGEHKQRTHFKE; from the coding sequence ATGCAAACTGAAATCAAAGAACTCCAAACCGAAAATCTACTTTCCCAACATAAAGACAAAAGGACGAAATGTCTGGTATATACTCGGGTCATGGGTTACCACAGACCTGTAGAAAGTTTTAACATTGGCAAAAAAGGGGAACACAAACAGAGAACCCATTTCAAAGAATAA
- a CDS encoding ribonucleoside triphosphate reductase — protein sequence MDQFVIKRNGEYALFESFKIKDALIKAFQSVNQPYQKYILKKILKDLESKTTWAVEEIQDIIEKELYAFGYFDVMRSFMLYRHTRKMQREHVAGLNEDTTYVDSTQTIEEYIHQTDWRINANANTSYSNAGLVNNVAGKIIANYWLDKVYSKEEGYAHRNGDIHIHDLDCLTGYCAGWSLRVLLNEGFNGVRGRVESRPPSHFREALGQMANFLGILQSEWAGAQAFSSFDTYLAPYVFKDQLSQKDVEKAIRSFVYNLNVPARWGQSPFTNITLDWVVPEDLKDQIPTKNDIHLFKFIQDEKLLEIAKSRGVNTLEDLSYKYFQKEMNMINKAYYSVMTEGDANGQPFTFPIPTVNITEDFDWYGENTDLLFENTAKIGSSYFQNFIGSQYTFDESGNKVENPNAYKPNAVRSMCCRLQLDLRELLKRGNGLFGSAEMTGSIGVVTINMARLGYIYQGNLEGLYQRLDHLLEIAKSTLEKKRQFIQEMYDRGLFPYTKRYLTHFRNHFSTIGVNGINEMILNFTDGVDDLTFDSGQKLSADILEYIREKMKVYQEATGNLYNLEATPAEGTTYRFAKEDKKRFDDIIQAGMNENIYYTNSSQIPVDHTDDPFEALMLQDDLQCKYTGGTVLHLYMREKVSSAEACRNLVKKVLSNFKLPYITVTPVFSICPVHGYLNGEHEFCPKCDEILLDNLNQNKQEHAN from the coding sequence ATGGACCAATTTGTCATCAAAAGAAATGGAGAATACGCTTTGTTTGAATCTTTCAAAATTAAAGACGCTTTGATTAAGGCATTTCAAAGTGTCAACCAACCCTATCAAAAATATATTCTAAAAAAAATTCTCAAAGACTTAGAGTCCAAAACGACTTGGGCAGTGGAGGAGATTCAGGATATCATCGAAAAGGAATTGTATGCATTCGGGTATTTTGATGTCATGCGCTCCTTTATGCTCTACCGGCATACCCGCAAAATGCAACGGGAGCATGTGGCAGGACTCAATGAAGACACAACCTACGTGGACAGCACGCAGACCATCGAAGAATACATCCATCAAACCGACTGGCGGATCAATGCCAATGCCAATACATCCTACTCCAATGCCGGATTGGTCAATAACGTGGCAGGAAAAATCATCGCCAATTACTGGCTCGATAAGGTTTATAGCAAGGAAGAAGGTTATGCCCACCGCAATGGAGACATACATATCCATGACCTGGATTGTCTGACCGGATATTGTGCAGGTTGGAGTTTGAGAGTTTTGCTCAATGAAGGTTTCAATGGTGTAAGAGGCAGGGTTGAAAGCCGGCCTCCCTCCCACTTCAGAGAGGCACTTGGTCAAATGGCCAATTTCCTTGGAATCCTCCAAAGTGAATGGGCAGGAGCACAGGCATTCAGTTCATTTGATACTTACCTGGCGCCCTATGTTTTCAAAGACCAACTTTCACAGAAGGATGTAGAAAAAGCCATCCGCTCCTTTGTCTACAACCTCAATGTACCTGCCCGGTGGGGACAGTCTCCATTTACAAATATCACTTTGGATTGGGTAGTTCCGGAGGACTTAAAAGATCAGATTCCTACAAAAAATGACATCCATTTGTTCAAATTTATCCAAGATGAAAAACTACTGGAAATCGCCAAAAGCAGAGGTGTAAACACCTTGGAAGATTTGAGCTATAAGTATTTTCAAAAGGAAATGAACATGATCAACAAGGCCTACTACTCTGTAATGACAGAAGGTGATGCCAATGGTCAGCCATTTACTTTCCCCATTCCCACTGTCAACATCACGGAAGATTTCGATTGGTATGGAGAAAATACCGACCTGCTGTTCGAAAATACCGCCAAAATCGGCTCCTCGTATTTTCAAAACTTCATCGGAAGTCAATACACCTTTGATGAATCAGGTAATAAGGTTGAAAACCCAAATGCTTATAAACCCAATGCTGTGCGCAGCATGTGTTGTAGATTGCAACTGGATCTCAGAGAACTTCTTAAAAGAGGAAATGGCCTTTTTGGCTCGGCAGAGATGACCGGAAGCATTGGCGTAGTCACCATCAATATGGCAAGGTTAGGCTATATCTACCAAGGAAACTTGGAGGGATTATACCAAAGGTTGGATCATCTTTTGGAAATAGCCAAATCCACCCTGGAGAAGAAGCGACAATTTATCCAAGAGATGTATGACAGAGGTCTTTTCCCTTATACCAAAAGGTACCTTACCCATTTCCGAAATCACTTCAGCACCATCGGTGTCAATGGCATCAATGAAATGATCCTCAATTTCACCGACGGTGTGGATGATCTCACCTTTGACTCAGGGCAAAAATTGTCGGCAGATATCCTGGAATATATCCGGGAGAAGATGAAAGTCTATCAGGAGGCGACAGGTAACCTATACAACCTTGAAGCAACACCTGCGGAAGGCACTACTTACAGGTTTGCTAAAGAAGACAAAAAACGCTTTGATGACATCATTCAGGCTGGAATGAATGAAAATATCTACTACACCAATTCCTCGCAGATTCCTGTAGACCACACCGATGATCCATTCGAGGCATTGATGCTACAGGATGATCTCCAATGCAAATACACCGGAGGTACAGTTTTACACCTTTACATGCGTGAAAAAGTATCTTCAGCAGAGGCTTGCCGCAACCTGGTCAAAAAAGTACTCTCCAACTTTAAACTGCCTTACATAACTGTCACCCCGGTATTCAGCATCTGCCCGGTTCACGGCTACCTCAACGGTGAACATGAATTCTGCCCAAAATGCGATGAAATCCTATTAGATAATTTAAACCAAAATAAACAAGAACATGCAAACTGA
- a CDS encoding nucleotidyltransferase substrate binding protein → MDIRRKQRFENYQKAFGQIKSAIEDNGVNSIDIIKDGILQRFKFTHELAWKLMS, encoded by the coding sequence ATGGATATCAGGAGGAAACAGCGGTTTGAAAACTATCAAAAGGCTTTTGGTCAAATAAAGTCTGCGATTGAAGACAATGGAGTGAACTCAATTGATATTATCAAAGATGGGATATTACAACGTTTTAAATTTACGCATGAATTAGCGTGGAAATTGATGAGCTAA
- a CDS encoding RrF2 family transcriptional regulator, which produces MFSKACQYGIKAVIYIWSQSLKGVKVGAKETAEHVDAPEPFTAKILQELVRKKVIGSQKGPSGGFYAGTEHEKLTLQDLVIAIDGDGLFSGCSLGLKACSETNPCPLHHEIKKVRTHVVSMLTKKTLKELALEVESGETVLARFDV; this is translated from the coding sequence ATGTTTTCAAAAGCTTGTCAGTACGGAATCAAGGCAGTCATATATATATGGTCACAAAGTCTCAAAGGGGTAAAAGTAGGCGCTAAGGAGACGGCAGAACACGTGGATGCTCCCGAGCCATTTACTGCCAAAATCCTCCAAGAACTAGTCAGAAAAAAAGTCATAGGCTCTCAAAAAGGCCCTTCTGGTGGTTTTTATGCGGGGACAGAACATGAAAAACTCACCTTACAAGACCTCGTGATAGCCATAGATGGGGATGGACTTTTCAGTGGCTGTAGTCTTGGACTCAAAGCTTGCTCTGAAACCAATCCCTGTCCGCTACATCATGAAATCAAAAAAGTAAGAACCCATGTAGTAAGCATGCTCACCAAAAAGACACTTAAAGAACTCGCCCTTGAAGTAGAGAGTGGAGAGACTGTTTTGGCTAGATTTGATGTGTAA
- a CDS encoding sterol desaturase family protein, protein MNKEKLTLEQVFSLDLPNIILYAAPVMIGLVLLEWFFSYREKKDYYDSKDTISATFIGLVNVAMSAGIKVITFGIILFFYNLVPWSIPNTWWAYILCLFWLDFWRYWGHRVAHENRFWWATHVTHHNSEKYNWSVSFRLSWTQHIKIIFFIPVALAGFHPIVFFIVHQIAVLYQFWIHTEYITKLPRPIEYFFTTPSHHRVHHASNEKYLDKNYGSTFIIWDRMFGTFMPEEDRPTYGLTKQVNSYNPITLNFHEWADLVRDVKNSKSLKEAYAMAFSRPSELETIKEKYREKEKVSL, encoded by the coding sequence ATGAACAAAGAAAAACTCACCTTAGAACAAGTCTTCAGTTTAGATTTGCCTAATATCATCCTGTATGCAGCACCTGTCATGATAGGATTGGTTTTGTTAGAATGGTTTTTCTCTTACAGAGAGAAGAAAGACTACTATGATAGCAAAGACACCATCTCTGCGACCTTCATTGGATTGGTCAATGTGGCTATGAGCGCAGGAATCAAAGTGATAACTTTTGGGATCATTTTATTTTTCTACAATCTAGTTCCTTGGTCCATTCCCAATACTTGGTGGGCTTATATACTTTGCTTGTTTTGGTTAGATTTTTGGAGATATTGGGGCCACAGGGTTGCCCATGAAAACAGGTTTTGGTGGGCAACCCACGTGACGCATCATAATTCTGAAAAGTACAACTGGTCAGTGTCTTTCAGGTTGAGCTGGACACAGCATATCAAGATCATATTTTTTATTCCAGTAGCATTAGCAGGTTTTCACCCCATCGTATTCTTCATTGTACATCAAATCGCCGTTTTATATCAATTCTGGATTCATACCGAATATATCACTAAGCTTCCAAGGCCAATAGAGTATTTCTTTACCACCCCATCTCATCACAGGGTTCATCATGCGAGTAACGAAAAGTATTTGGACAAAAACTATGGATCAACATTTATCATCTGGGACAGGATGTTTGGAACTTTCATGCCAGAAGAAGACCGACCTACTTACGGCTTGACCAAGCAAGTGAATTCATACAATCCAATCACACTGAACTTTCATGAATGGGCAGATTTGGTGCGAGATGTCAAAAATTCTAAATCGCTCAAAGAAGCTTATGCCATGGCATTTTCAAGGCCCAGCGAATTAGAAACTATCAAAGAGAAGTATAGAGAAAAGGAAAAAGTCAGTCTATAA
- a CDS encoding fasciclin domain-containing protein, with translation MKDTLKKWLGGLLIVGMVGCGSAETDSASSSSQVSNKSVGQSGVKDDVSNPNVVQVAVGSADHSTLVAALQAADYVDALTNVGPFTVFAPVNTAFDELPAGTLESLVKPENQRKLRDILEYHVLLGVYKKGDFLSGRKMGTADGRSVEINVDEAGEVYVNGGKILGTVEASNGIIHVIDKVLVPN, from the coding sequence ATGAAAGATACTTTAAAAAAATGGCTAGGTGGCTTATTGATAGTCGGCATGGTAGGCTGTGGTAGTGCAGAAACAGATTCTGCTTCATCTAGCTCTCAAGTCTCAAATAAATCAGTAGGGCAATCGGGCGTAAAGGACGATGTGTCCAACCCTAATGTTGTCCAAGTTGCAGTGGGATCAGCTGATCATAGTACCCTTGTTGCAGCCTTGCAAGCAGCAGATTATGTAGATGCTTTGACCAATGTAGGGCCTTTTACAGTTTTTGCCCCAGTCAATACAGCATTTGATGAATTGCCAGCGGGAACTTTGGAATCATTGGTCAAGCCGGAAAATCAAAGAAAACTTCGTGATATTTTGGAGTACCATGTTCTCTTGGGCGTCTATAAAAAAGGGGACTTTCTCAGTGGAAGGAAAATGGGTACAGCTGATGGAAGGTCAGTGGAAATTAACGTCGATGAAGCTGGAGAGGTTTATGTCAATGGAGGTAAAATACTTGGTACAGTAGAGGCTTCTAATGGAATCATCCATGTGATCGACAAAGTATTGGTACCCAATTGA
- the mce gene encoding methylmalonyl-CoA epimerase: protein MRKIEHLGIAVKDLKASNELFKKLLGQSHYKEEEVEGEGVMTSFFQVGETKIELLEATKPDSPIAKYLEKKSEGIHHIAFDVEDIHAEVERLKAEGFEILNETPKSGADNKLVVFLHPKSTNGVLVELCQEKK, encoded by the coding sequence ATGAGAAAAATTGAACACTTAGGAATTGCTGTTAAAGACCTAAAGGCTTCCAATGAGCTTTTCAAGAAGTTGCTTGGACAATCACATTACAAGGAAGAAGAAGTGGAAGGGGAAGGAGTGATGACTTCATTTTTCCAAGTTGGAGAGACTAAAATCGAACTGCTTGAGGCGACTAAACCTGATAGCCCAATTGCGAAATACTTGGAGAAAAAATCAGAAGGAATCCATCATATCGCTTTTGATGTGGAGGATATTCATGCGGAAGTGGAGCGGCTCAAAGCTGAAGGCTTCGAAATCTTGAATGAAACGCCAAAATCAGGGGCGGACAATAAATTAGTTGTATTTTTGCATCCCAAATCTACCAACGGTGTTTTGGTGGAATTGTGTCAAGAGAAAAAATAA
- the thiL gene encoding thiamine-phosphate kinase, with the protein MEENKRTEIGELGEFGLIDHLNKSIVIKNPSTFKGIGDDAAVIEAGDHVKVVTTDLLIEGVHFDLAYAPLQHVGFKAVAVNVSDIAAMNAIPKQITVSIALSNRFSVEAVDALYSGVNAAAEHYNVDVIGGDTTASRSGLVISITAIGEAKKEELSYRSGAKVNDIICATGDLGGALVGLQILEREKQVFMANPDMKPDLDKYTFVTARQLKPDARMDIIHEMRELGIVPTSMLDISDGLASELFHICKASNVGVTIYEDKLPIDKQTFDTAVELGLDPITCVLNGGEDYELLFTIDQKDFEKLEKHADIHFIGHTTKPEEGKNLVTKSGTVVELKAQGWKHF; encoded by the coding sequence ATGGAAGAAAATAAAAGAACAGAAATTGGAGAGTTGGGAGAGTTTGGCCTGATTGATCATTTGAATAAAAGTATTGTAATCAAAAATCCTTCAACTTTCAAAGGAATTGGAGATGATGCAGCTGTCATCGAAGCAGGCGATCATGTCAAAGTGGTAACCACAGATTTATTGATAGAAGGAGTGCATTTTGACCTTGCTTATGCACCGTTGCAGCATGTAGGATTCAAAGCGGTTGCCGTCAATGTTTCTGATATAGCAGCCATGAATGCCATTCCAAAGCAGATTACGGTCAGCATCGCTTTGTCGAATCGCTTTTCGGTAGAAGCTGTTGATGCCTTATATTCCGGAGTCAATGCTGCGGCAGAACACTATAATGTTGATGTGATTGGAGGTGATACTACGGCTTCTCGTTCGGGTTTGGTGATTTCTATCACTGCAATTGGCGAAGCAAAAAAAGAAGAGCTTTCCTACAGATCAGGTGCAAAAGTAAATGATATCATTTGCGCGACTGGAGATTTGGGTGGGGCATTGGTAGGATTGCAAATATTGGAGAGAGAGAAGCAGGTATTTATGGCTAACCCAGACATGAAGCCTGATTTGGATAAATACACTTTTGTGACAGCCCGTCAGTTGAAGCCGGATGCTAGAATGGATATCATTCACGAAATGAGAGAATTGGGAATTGTGCCGACCAGTATGTTGGATATTTCAGATGGCTTGGCTTCTGAGTTGTTTCATATCTGCAAAGCTTCTAATGTAGGTGTCACGATTTATGAAGATAAATTACCAATAGACAAACAGACTTTTGATACGGCTGTAGAACTCGGACTCGACCCGATTACTTGCGTGTTGAATGGCGGGGAGGATTATGAATTGCTCTTTACTATTGATCAAAAAGATTTTGAGAAGTTGGAAAAACATGCAGATATCCATTTTATCGGCCACACCACCAAGCCAGAAGAGGGTAAGAATTTAGTGACCAAAAGTGGAACAGTAGTAGAGCTCAAAGCTCAAGGCTGGAAACATTTCTGA
- a CDS encoding ERCC4 domain-containing protein, with amino-acid sequence MKDFLSGSKFYPLEIVIDDREPDAMLEYLLFYKNIIVRKERLLVGDYLIDSELIVERKTPSDFSASIKDGRFFKQAGKLAISKVPACLILEGRKREYKNLGFSKNAVQAILMSVSLIFKIPILRAKTQKDTVSIMLQSFKQLTKDKLADYKFHPRLKPKFKSQRTDKYLKQKIHILEGFPGIGADRAEYLLNHFGSLQHIFNAPESDLLSVIGIGKSTVQKMKVILNKVNFNDA; translated from the coding sequence ATGAAAGATTTTTTGAGTGGGTCGAAGTTTTATCCGTTGGAGATTGTGATTGATGATAGGGAGCCTGATGCGATGCTTGAGTATCTGCTTTTTTACAAAAACATCATTGTAAGGAAAGAACGGTTGCTTGTAGGGGATTATCTTATAGATTCGGAATTAATTGTTGAGAGAAAAACCCCTTCAGATTTTAGTGCTTCTATTAAAGATGGAAGATTTTTTAAGCAGGCTGGTAAGTTGGCGATTTCAAAAGTACCTGCTTGTCTGATTTTGGAAGGTCGAAAAAGAGAATACAAGAATTTAGGTTTTAGCAAAAATGCAGTTCAAGCAATTTTAATGTCTGTATCCTTGATTTTCAAAATCCCTATTTTAAGAGCTAAGACTCAGAAAGACACTGTTTCAATCATGCTGCAATCTTTTAAACAGCTCACTAAAGATAAATTGGCTGATTATAAATTTCACCCAAGGCTAAAGCCTAAATTCAAAAGTCAGAGAACCGACAAGTATTTAAAGCAAAAAATTCATATTTTGGAAGGCTTCCCAGGCATCGGAGCCGACAGGGCAGAATATCTACTGAATCATTTTGGTAGCCTTCAGCATATATTCAATGCCCCAGAATCAGATTTACTTTCTGTAATAGGAATAGGAAAATCCACTGTGCAGAAAATGAAGGTTATTTTGAATAAAGTGAATTTCAATGATGCTTAA
- the rlmD gene encoding 23S rRNA (uracil(1939)-C(5))-methyltransferase RlmD translates to MSRKMKNKVVTNLTIERIATEGKCVGHHEGKVVFVQGVAPGDVVDVRITRGKSSFMEGEAIKFHEYSKDRIDPFCSHFGTCGGCKWQHINYELQKTYKRQQVVDQFTRIAKVDIPEVLPILGSAQTQYYRNKLDFTFSNNRWLTREEIDSDAEFERNTLGFHIPKMFDKIVDIEHCYLQGDISNEVRNELRAFALSNSLSFYDIRNQVGLLRNLIIRSTSTGESMVIVQFGGDNAEEIDLVMNFLHEKFPQITALLYIINLKKNETFNDLEVVTFAGRDYIEEEMEGLKFRIGPKSFYQTNSDQAYELYKVTRDFAGLKGDEVVYDLYTGTGTIANFVAKQAKQVIGIEYVEAAIEDAKLNSKVNGLENTLFYAGDMKDMLNDDFIAAHAKPDVIITDPPRAGMHDDVVNMLLKLAAPKIVYVSCNPATQARDVALLSEKYSVDKIQPVDMFPQTYHVENVVLLTLKS, encoded by the coding sequence TGAAAAATAAGGTTGTAACAAACCTGACTATTGAAAGAATCGCTACGGAAGGGAAATGTGTTGGACATCATGAAGGCAAAGTAGTATTTGTGCAAGGTGTGGCGCCCGGAGATGTGGTAGATGTGAGAATTACCCGAGGAAAAAGCTCATTTATGGAAGGGGAAGCCATCAAATTCCATGAATATTCTAAAGATAGAATCGACCCATTTTGCTCGCATTTTGGCACTTGCGGTGGCTGCAAGTGGCAACATATCAATTACGAACTTCAAAAGACTTACAAAAGGCAACAGGTCGTGGACCAGTTTACGAGAATTGCCAAAGTGGATATTCCTGAGGTCTTGCCCATACTAGGGTCAGCACAGACACAGTATTATAGAAATAAGCTTGACTTTACTTTTTCAAACAACCGTTGGTTGACACGTGAAGAAATCGACTCTGACGCAGAATTCGAGAGAAATACGCTTGGTTTTCATATTCCAAAGATGTTTGACAAAATCGTCGACATCGAGCACTGCTATCTCCAAGGTGATATTTCTAATGAGGTACGAAATGAACTGAGAGCATTTGCTTTGAGCAATTCACTTTCTTTTTATGATATCCGAAATCAAGTTGGACTACTTAGAAATCTAATCATCCGAAGCACAAGCACAGGCGAAAGCATGGTCATTGTTCAGTTTGGTGGTGACAATGCAGAGGAGATTGACCTTGTGATGAATTTTCTTCATGAAAAATTCCCGCAAATCACTGCATTACTTTACATTATCAATTTGAAGAAAAACGAGACGTTCAATGATCTTGAAGTGGTGACCTTTGCAGGAAGAGACTACATCGAAGAAGAAATGGAAGGGTTGAAGTTCAGAATCGGACCAAAATCATTTTATCAAACCAACTCAGACCAAGCTTATGAACTGTATAAAGTCACCAGAGATTTTGCAGGATTGAAAGGTGATGAAGTCGTTTATGATTTGTACACCGGAACAGGTACGATCGCAAACTTTGTAGCCAAGCAAGCGAAGCAAGTCATCGGGATCGAATATGTGGAAGCAGCGATCGAAGATGCCAAGCTCAACTCAAAAGTAAACGGATTAGAGAACACGCTTTTCTATGCCGGAGACATGAAAGATATGCTCAATGATGACTTTATCGCCGCACATGCCAAGCCTGATGTCATCATCACTGATCCGCCAAGAGCGGGCATGCATGACGATGTGGTCAATATGCTACTCAAACTTGCCGCACCAAAAATCGTCTATGTCAGCTGTAACCCAGCCACTCAAGCAAGAGATGTGGCTTTACTTTCAGAGAAATATAGCGTGGACAAAATCCAGCCTGTGGATATGTTCCCGCAAACTTACCATGTTGAAAATGTTGTACTTCTAACTTTGAAATCATGA